GAAAGGGGGCCGGAGATGTGCCGTAAGTCACGGTCAGCAGCTGATAGTGGCCCATGGGCTCCAACGGGGACGACCGCCACAGGATACGCTGATAGTCAACGTCTTGCGGATCCACCAGTATTTGGCGGTACATTTTGGTGATATCGGACGTTAATACGTACCGATATTGTCGGCACCGAAGAATTATGGTCGGAAGATCGGTTTGTAGCTTGGGTCCGATCAACAAATGGTCATTCAACGAAGTTCCGTTGCTAGTGAGGCTGGACGCATTAAATACAACACGAAGGTGTGTTGTTGCGCTGCTCTCGCGTATCACCGCGTGATGCGGAATATACACGGCGCGGGGGGCGTCGATACTCGACGGAGGGAGCTTGCGCATATGCCCAAGCTGCAGGTACTCGCGTAAGAAATCATCGTACTCGGCATAGAGTGCGGGTTTCGATTGTAATCGAATTTCTAACTTCGTGAGCATTCGCTCGGCGATTCGATACGAGTACCCGATTTCGATTGGAGGGTTTCGTTTGAAGGGTAAACGAACGACATAACGACCGGACGAGTCACGCCTATGCGTATTGCGAAAATGATTTTCACATTGTCGTTCATCGTCCGTGAAATGAGAGCTAGTCGGGATCTCCTCAATCTCCCAGAAACGACGAAGCTCGAGATCAAGCGAGTCGGACGGGGAGCAGTGATAGGTTGGGACAACTGAACTACTTGAGAGATCGTTCGAGCCGGCGGGTCCAGACAAAAACCATCCGAATATTGAATTTTGCGCTGTCGGCTCGTACGTCGATCCAGCACGGAGTCCATCTAATAATATGGAACCGTATAGATCCGCTCCTATGATTATGTCAATAGGATCGGAACTCGTGGGGTTTTCATCGGCTAGATCGAGATCGCGTGTATTATGCCACGAGACTGTCTGGTGACTTCGGCCAGGGACGTATCGCGTTAGTGAGGGTAAGATCAACGCGGTGGTTGATAGGGTCGAGCCGGTGCCGCGCTtggattttatatttattgtcgcCGCATGTCGTGCATTAATGGCGCGATTTCCAATGCCGGTAATAGCGATGGAGACGCGGCGCCGGGGTACTCGTAATCGGTGCGCGAGCGATTCCGTCATCAAAGTGGTGGAGGAACCTTGGTCGAGCAGGGCTCGTACACATTCATCCTGACCGGCGACGGAGGTCACGATGACCCACGCTGTAGCAAGCAAAATTCGAGGAGTGGCGAACGATGTATTAGACGTTACAAGGGACGCAATCTGGTTACTCGCCGAAGGACGAGAATCAGGCGTTGATTTTACAGTTTGCCCAGCTAAACCGGAGGGTGGTGAGTCAAAATGCAAGAGGGTGTGATGTCGGCGTCCGCAGTTTTGACACGCGTACTTGCTGGGGCAAGCAGTGACGGTATGTTTTTGACTCAGACAATTCAAACAGCGCCGCTCACCTTTCACAAACTCAAACCGTTGCGATGTTGTTTTGGATTTAAACAGCGGACACGCGTTTAAGAGATGTTCGGTTTTGCATAGCGAACATACCAAGGGCGCGTCACGAGGACGCGACAAACGGTTGGAGGTCGCGACGTGAGTTTGAACGACTCGCTTCGATTGTTTTGGAATCGACTGGAGAGCGCCGAGCGCGCGAATTCGCGTCGCGATGAATTTATCGAGCTCGGCATATGTCGGATAGTCGGTGGATTCGCCCAACTTTAATTCCCACGCCTTGCGAGATGATCTATCTAATCGCGATACTAACAAATACACGATCATATCGTCCCACGTATCGACAGGGCGTTCTAAATTCCGTAAAGCTTGAAGCGTTTTGTGGGCTTTATCTCGAAGGGATCTGAGCTCGCTCGCGTCCGAAGCGTGCGGAAGAGAATAGAGCGTTTTCAAATGCTCTTGAATTAAATCGCGTTTATTATCGAAACGCTGAACTAATGTATCCCACGCGATCTTAAAATTGGCGTCCGTAACCGGGAGGTTACAGATTAGGTTTTCCGCTTCGCCTTTCACGCACGAATTAAGATGATGAAGTCGTTTAACGTCGGACAACGATTCATCATTAATGATAAGGGACGTGAACTTATCTCGGAAACTTTCCCACTTGGTGGGTTCTCCGGAGAACGTCGGTAGGCCGATGCGGGGAAGATCGCTGCGTGACTGGGCTGCGGCAGGCATCGTTGGAGCCGACGAGGTTGGACCGGACTTTTGCAGCTTGTCGATGTGGTCGGCAATGAAATCTGCGGCTACGTGGTACTCATCCTCGCAGAGGCTGAACTGCTCGTCTTTGAAATAGGCGACCTTCTCGGCTCCTTCGAGTCGTCGAAAGGCTTGGAGGCGCCGATCAATTTCCCGACATTGGGCATAGGCATCCTTCAGGAACTCCAAGCGTTGTTGTAGTTTGGCCACGGTGAAGTTGTTTTGTCCCATCTTCTTCACATTGGGAAGGACACGAACGAGAGATCTCATGGCGGCTTCCTGTTCCAACATCACGTCTTCAAATTTGGCGGCCATCTTCTCTTCGTCAAAACGTTCCCACGTTACTTATTCACGATTTTCActgtatccggctcgaaggaccaaaatgttcAGGAACCCGGGACTATTTGAGGTTGGGGAGTGGACTGTATGGATAGGTGTTTTGTCGGATCGGGTTTGAACACTGAAGGGAGTTCGGAAAGGGAAATCGTATGAAAAGTGTGAGCGAAGTGATCTGGGAAAGAGGCCAATCAGACACAACCGTATGTAGCTCCGGTAAAACTTTCGTTTATTGCAACAATCGCGAAACGAAACTGGATGCAATCACGACGTAGTGGCACGATCGACGGTAAACGAAACAATGTAGGATGACCGGCAACGTAATGATTGCGGACAAAGAATAATGGGCGCGATTGCGTAACGTCTGGATCAGTTGAGCGTTCGAAAGATTCTCCGCGACCAGGTAAACCGCATGATTAACGGTGGTTCTCGGTAATCACGTGATCATGCTTCACGAGCGCGATACCGGGAATCGCCAAAAACACGGACGTCGCGTACCGCGGGTTGGCAGGAGCGCAAATCCTGGGTACGGGTAACGCGGGGGGCTATCGAGGACGGTATCGCTCGACTTCTACATCTTAAAACTAACTTATTCTAAGCTGAATCCTAAACAGAaggtattttacaatttttaatttgctaaacgaacgttcgcaggaagctgttgttacaggcattATTATGAAAATTCTTAATGctatgtctagatttggatacgcgttttgtaatgagagttcgtaatttttttgcaagatttgaaaagcgtcCATATActctaaattttcaaaaatttccatGGTTTGATATTTGAAACTCTCAATTCCACATACAAATTCTGGAGCATCTAAGTCGCTATTATATTTCAATGCTAGGTCTGTTGCACATCGTTTGTAACGAGTCTGGTTTGTCGGTGGCCGGTTTCCTCGCGTTCGTGCTCCTCTAGGAGCACCTATGGTCATGCTCCTATAGGAGAGTAAACGGCGCGAGAAACGGGATCGGTACGGGATTAAATAATTTGTAACGTTCCCGTACAGTTAGCACGGTGAACGTTCCTTTACACCGACAGCACCATAGCGCTGTCTCTCTCGCTCCACCAGCCGAGCGCACCCTTCTTTCTCACACCGGCAGTACCATAGCGCTGTCCCTGTCACTCACCAAGTGCACCCCTCAAATCACACCCGCATTAATACGCTACCTGCACCTAGGTGGCCttttttctttctgttttcTCGCAGGCAAAAGAGAGCAGCATTAGAATCACCCGCTGCAGAACTACCttctcgaaagtgaaaatatGCAGGGTAGAACATAAAGACCACCCGCTGGGACTGGTCAAAGTGGGAATAAAGTGGGAATAAAGCTGGAATAAAGCTGGAATAAAGCTGGAATAAAGCCGGAATAAAGCCTTCTGCTTTAAGGTCGTTCCTCCAAGTGCTGGTACAAAAACAGATCCGCGCACAACGAATCCCAGGATTTCGAGTGCTGGTACACATACAGATCCGCGCACGAAAGAAGGGCGACCTGACGTACTTCCATTAAAAGGACGTATTCCCAATTATTAAGGGATGACAATTCCCCTTGACTGTGTCACCCCACATTCTACTACGCGAAGCGACGAGGAAGCGACGATGAAGGAGGCACAAATCGTCCAGGAGTACGGCCAAGGAACACTGCCAGGGTTGTATCAGACATTAGGACCCTCCCAATCAGCGACCCTCGTTTTAAACATTACGCGAACATATTGTTCCCCTATCCTCCGACGCGAACAGTATAACTAACTATGTACTCTTCTAATTTCTCTTGTAAAGAAAaacttttaataaattaatgtcTAAACTGTGGAAGAACTAAATTCTTGCATCTCTGTTGCTTTTTGGACCCCTCCACCGACGAAATAACGTCTCCCGCCTGAAACAGACAGCCGCTCGTGTGTTTCACATCCTCCCTGCGCCTACTTTCCGAAAGGAAAGCATCGCGACGTAACAAATTTAACCAGTAAAGTGTACGGAAATAGAATTGTGCTCGCTGCCTTTACGCTACGTTGTACACGGTGCTTCCGGAGACGGTGCGCGGTTTCCGTGATACGGTGCTCGTGATATAAAACGTTCGACCGCGGTAATGCTACCTGTGGACGATGTAAGGCGGACTCGGAAAGGACAGGAGCAGAGTTAGATCACGGCTATCGCCGTAacctccctacctaggccgggttttcGTGGATCCTCGATGCCGGTGACACACCGATCATCAAAGTCCCTCCGGACAGTTGTTTGGAGAGTCCGATCAAGGTAACGCACCTTGTTTCGCTCGACCGGcgtcgtggacgacgcgtctcacgagGCTGCAGGGTGACGCGAGAGCGTTTTGGATTCTCAAAGTAGCAGCAGCGTCTTGGTGTCGACTAAAGCTAAAATTTGAAATTCATACCCGCGTGTGTTCAAATTAATCctaattgattaattaatcaTAGTACATCATATACATAGTTAAAGTGATAGTTAAAAGTGAAAAAAACATCTAGAAAGGATACGGATAGTGGGAAACTTCACAGAAAGAAGGCACCCCGAGAGGAGAAATCCGAAGGGGTTGACCCGGGTACAACGGAAAAAGTGAAGGAGGGAGTAGTCTTACAAGGGAGAAGGCAAAATTTGAGATTTTTCAACGAGTTTCGCACGGAAAGTCCGTGGAATTctaatagaataataataataaaaatggatCAATTTTAGAAAAAGGGGGATTCCTCAAAAAAGGAGTAAAAAGCGAGGTAGGGGGTTACGAGGCCTATCCAAAACcagttttaattcgaaaatcggaCAGAAATTAAAGCAGTAATAACGATTATTAGAAATTCGTTAGAGTAAGAGAGAAGTCGGCAGAAAGAGAAAACACTGCACGTCAGCCTTAAGGGAGCGCGTCAGTCAGTAGGAGCGAGCGAGAGCCACGAGGTGCGTAGAGACCTCTCTCTCGCGCCCGTGAGGAAAGACAGAATACAGTGTTCCCGACTTAGTACGAAATAGAGtaaaggaaaaataaaaaatcgagaTTTACTACACGAACTTCCGAAGCAGGTCTCGTACGGAAAGTCCGTGGAATTCTGTATAGGCAACTACGGGCTATTCTGTCCGCGGACTTTTTTGTCGAGCTTCGCACGGAAGGTCCGtggaaaaatttaaatttaaataaatttagaaaaacgGAGAGCCCCTTAGGAGGGTTGTCCCCCCGGGGGTGCATTATACTAATGCGAGAGAGTGCTGTAGAATAGGAATTGCAATTAGgttaataaatagataaataacgAGGTAGGAAAATAATAGAGTTTAATCAGTAAGTAAGATACACAATATTGGCGGACATATAGCAGATTTTACACAAAACTTAGAATTACAATAGATTAAGCGATCAGACATACAATACTTGTAAAGATTAACGAACAATTAAAGGGAAAATGTGATTCAAGGCTGCAGGGTGACGCACCGTGCTTTgcgactttctaggcggttcttaggcgacgttgaagggtgacgcaccacttctagttcagCCGATTTCGTGGGCGACGCGCCTCACGAAatttaccggtgacgcaccgggtggtTTCGAGGTGGAACACGGCTCTCACCAGCGGAGGTACAGGATACtgggacaggaggttctccaacgaattcAAAGGGTGActcaccgcttcttgttcgccGGCTCTCGGAGACGACGCGCCtcgcgaaagtgaccggtgacgcaccgggtgtttcgaggtggagcacggctctcaccagcggaaccaggatgccgataaccagGAGGTTCGCACGGCGAACGACTTGGAGTTGACGGCGGGTACTTGGACACGGGTTATAGGTAGtatactcacagcactggaatatcgcacgtggtGGTTCCTGGATGACTACAGATAGACTCAGGTGATTTTgatctgttcgcgacggcttttatagggatggtttggtggtaagggatggtggtgcggtgcggtattttggtggtgacgtataccttcttaTGATcgttttggaaatttgattttggATTCCGTTGGAATACGGGTCTAGGTGCGGAGTAcatgcggtacaggcggtgttgttgtgtTGACAGGAGGCCGGCGGTACGTTACTcgattcgcgtcgtcgtgtataaccggtggaggtttgacaggagtttgttcgtaacaggcctacgttatgtaggtctgttacacgtTCAAAATGTGCGGCATGATTTTTAAGGCGCgtatccatttaaaaaactgaagtcGTTTGCGACCTCTTGCAAAGCAGTAAATCTATTATTAAGTTGTATCAGTATTATATCTAAAACTTCacacatttcttttttttagtaATGCACTCTCATTCATGGCAAACGAATCATCAGTCGCTTTCTCACCaggcatattttttattttgcgccGTCTCATTTCTGGAAATTAAGtttcaatatttgttgtttCGGCTAAACTTTTTGCTGAATTGTAAAGCGAATCGAAAAAATCATTTCGGTACTGTTGAATTTCATTTGTTAGAGCATTTATCATTTTCGCAACATTTTCGACTGTGGTTTTTCTTTCTTGTAAAAGTAAATTTACTTTATTTATCTTTCCTAATATTTtgtattccaaaatattaataatgcaacaaatttaaattttttaaatctttttagcaACATTCGAGCATTTGTTGCAGAGTCTATTGTAACTTGTCTTTGTACATCACACTGTGATAACTACTTCGGGAGAATTCGCCGGCTCAGTCAGTTGTCGAGGATTGCCTGGCGGAGCTCGAGGTTGGTCTGGCGGTAGCCGCGGGGCCCTTCAAGGTACCCGACCAACCACATTGGTTCGGGGATCTGGAGGGCTCCGTGGCGATCTGGGCTCGCCAGTCGGCGAGGTTGCCCTCTTGCTCCGTGGTCGAACGGAGCCGGGGGGCGGTGTTGGTGAAGATTTTTAGTCGCCGGGTGCTACATTTCGCCAAATTGTGGCTCCGCCGAGTTCGGGGTGTTTTTGGACCGGCTGGGGGTCATGCTAGCCCCCCACTTAACCGGTCCTGTGCTGGTCCTGGGTGACCTCAACGCAGGTCAACGTGTTGGGGGACCCGTAGGACCACGCCCCGGGGCAGAGCCTTAGAAGATTGGGCGGAGGGGTGGAGCTCCGGTTACTAAACTGGGCTCCGTGCCGATGTGCGTCAGGTGGAATGGATGGTCGGTCGTGAACGTCTCGTTCGCGACCGCCTCCGCCTCACGCCGTGTGTCCAACTGGCGGGTCTGGGACCGAGAAACTCTGTCCGAACACTGCTGTTGTGCAACATAAACACACTTCACACCACCGAAGCACTGATTCATAATTTCATTGAAGCTTATCACAAATTAGAAATGATTGGTACAAAAGTAGGGTATATAGGCGGGTTCTGAGCCACTtcccaattcacgggagagcggtgccgcagagcgctattgcgcaagcatatattgcgtcatatttttttctaagaagAGCGGTATCGCACAAGCATATATTGCGTCATATTTTTACTAAGAAATTAGACCGAGCATATTTTTGCAAAGTCAGCATATTTTTCATGGGACACTGGCACGACGTTACTTGGTTCACCTTGGAACGTGATATTttgctgagtcatcataccccttatctttaagtggtatcatatttcgaaactcgGACACGTTTCTAAGTCAAGGGCATACCTTAGAGCGATATTGGACATATTTttgctgagtcatcataccccttatctttaaggggtatTATATttcgaaacacgttcgaacacgTTTCTAGCTAATCTTATATGTAAAAGAGGAAATGGTAGGGGGCCAACGCGTCCTATAAGAACATTGTATTCCGAGCGTCGCGCTTCAGATCGAGACAATCAACACGAAAAAAGCATGATGTATTACAACAGTCATCCGCTCGCTGAATGTGATCATTCGAACATCGAGGAGTCACACAAAAAGAGGAGACTAAATAATATGTAAGTAGAaagatgaaaaacttgtgaaaaaagaaatttagaaaaacgtctaattttttaaaatctgttGCAGGGATTTTGACAACAGCGGTCCCATTTCATCGATGATACAACCGTCGTCGAGTAGTTTGCGCAGGATCTTGAGTCGAAGATATTCCATAGCcggcaattattttaaatatctcgaaattggTGTGCGCGTTGGCGATGATATTTGTGTGGAACTAACTATGGGGGATAACCGCGGTAACGAGATCGCGTTTTCTCGGGGCGCATGGACAGAGTTGTTGCGCACGAAGGAGTGTATTTCCAATTTACTTTCTATGCAGAAACAGTGTAGAAAAATGATTGATGATTTAACATTGCAAATAGTTTGTAACGGGTCTTGTTCCCGGTCTCGATTGATCTTGATCTGGCTTCCCTCCGTTGCTGGTTAGCTCGCCGCGCCAGGATTCGTATACAGCGGAGAGAATAGTCGGATCATATAGTCCCGTTTCTCCCGCACAAGATCTCAGGGAGTGCCGAGTCCCTCACTACCCTTCTAGCTGTCATCTGTAGGAGGGTGTGCGTAAAagcatttccccaccgcccttaaacaaaaaaaaaaggaccCAGAACTCTACAGTGTTGTTAAACAGCGGAGGTGACCCGTTGAGTTCTCGCGAGATCCGGGCACCTCCTCAATAGCTTAGGAGGAcgtgtggttttagtgggtactctggggaggGGATCGGCGAGCTTTGTTAGCTCGGCGACCCCCTCCCcgagggagccccacataaccccggctcCCCCCAGGGGAGCCGGGGTATGCGTAAGgcatttccacacgataaaagaaaaaaggaacaaTAGGGACGAGATCACGACTTATCAGAGCGGAAGATACATTAGCACCTCCGAGGCTGTGTGGCATACTCTCTCATTTCACATCCACGAGAGATTTCCTCCAGTGATCTACTTGGATATTCACTTGGAGAATGCCCAGAGGGTTTACTTCCAGCCTGAAAACCTTCAGGAAAGGCTGGAAAACCCTAAAAACACCACATTGCTGGCCTTCTTTAAGTTGTGTACAAAGGACGCCTTTGCCAGTACACTCCGGTACGAGGAAGTTCCTTCGTACTACACTTTCAACCTACAAAGAGGAGAGTTCTGTCGTAGAAAGCAGGGCACACCCGTGGAAGGACATCCTGGAGTAAAGAAAGAGCATGTTATTGGGCGAGTTTTCACCATCCACCCCAATAACACAGAGTGTTTCCACCTTAGGATGCTGTTGTACAATATCCGAGGCCCCACTTCATTCGCCAGCCTAAAGACACTTAATGGCGTGGTCCAGCCAACCTATCAGGCTGCCTGTCGAAGTCTAGGCCTGTTAGAGGATGATAAGCAGTGGCATCAAACTCTGACAGAGGCAGCAGTCTCTGATAGCCCCAGAAAGCTGAGAGAACTGTTTGCCATCATTTTAATTTTCTGTAGTCCCTCAGACCCTCTTGAACTTTGGAACCAATTCAAAAGAAGTCTTTGTAGGGTGTGTTTAGGGACTGGCGAAGGAGGTCTATAGACACGTCTTCCCATGATGTTGAGGAACAGTGCTATGATAGGGGCTTAGTACTGTTAGAAGAGGCTGTCCAATCCAATGGAGGGTAGCCTCTCTctcatttcaaaatttaagaAAAGAACCAAACCTTCAAGACTATAGAGAAGCCAACCACGACCCTGTAGAACTGACAAGTGACCTGGCCCGTGAAAACCAACTCACTGCTGACTAGAAGACAATATTCAATTTCGTTTTTGATAGTGTAGATAACTCTAGCGGCAAAATAATTTTCCTGGAGGTACTGGGAAATCATTTTTGATTCGTGTCCTCCTGGCTAAAGTTAGGAGTTCAGCAAAGATAGCGTTAGCTGTAGCATCCTCTGGGACTGCAGCTACTCTACTTCCTGGAGGTCGGACAGCCCACTCGACTTTTAAAATCCCTATAGACTTAGATAGGAGCGAGACCCGAA
This is a stretch of genomic DNA from Lasioglossum baleicum unplaced genomic scaffold, iyLasBale1 scaffold0065, whole genome shotgun sequence. It encodes these proteins:
- the LOC143219742 gene encoding uncharacterized protein LOC143219742, whose amino-acid sequence is MTIGAPRGARTRGNRPPTNQTRYKRCATDLALKYNSDLDAPEFKSSDTVLDSPPRYPYPGFALLPTREKMAAKFEDVMLEQEAAMRSLVRVLPNVKKMGQNNFTVAKLQQRLEFLKDAYAQCREIDRRLQAFRRLEGAEKVAYFKDEQFSLCEDEYHVAADFIADHIDKLQKSGPTSSAPTMPAAAQSRSDLPRIGLPTFSGEPTKWESFRDKFTSLIINDESLSDVKRLHHLNSCVKGEAENLICNLPVTDANFKIAWDTLVQRFDNKRDLIQEHLKTLYSLPHASDASELRSLRDKAHKTLQALRNLERPVDTWDDMIVYLLVSRLDRSSRKAWELKLGESTDYPTYAELDKFIATRIRALGALQSIPKQSKRVVQTHVATSNRLSRPRDAPLVCSLCKTEHLLNACPLFKSKTTSQRFEFVKGERRCLNCLSQKHTVTACPSKYACQNCGRRHHTLLHFDSPPSGLAGQTVKSTPDSRPSASNQIASLVTSNTSFATPRILLATAWVIVTSVAGQDECVRALLDQGSSTTLMTESLAHRLRVPRRRVSIAITGIGNRAINARHAATINIKSKRGTGSTLSTTALILPSLTRYVPGRSHQTVSWHNTRDLDLADENPTSSDPIDIIIGADLYGSILLDGLRAGSTYEPTAQNSIFGWFLSGPAGSNDLSSSSVVPTYHCSPSDSLDLELRRFWEIEEIPTSSHFTDDERQCENHFRNTHRRDSSGRYVVRLPFKRNPPIEIGYSYRIAERMLTKLEIRLQSKPALYAEYDDFLREYLQLGHMRKLPPSSIDAPRAVYIPHHAVIRESSATTHLRVVFNASSLTSNGTSLNDHLLIGPKLQTDLPTIILRCRQYRYVLTSDITKMYRQILVDPQDVDYQRILWRSSPLEPMGHYQLLTVTYGTSPAPFLALRVLQQLIEDEGRQFPLATRILQHHLYVDDCVFGAFDEATLIETRNQLIALLSRAQFRLHKWTSNAPHLLMDISPHDCGIVQEKVLHCDDTVKVLGVAWNPEIDAFRFKVTLPPDPACTKRTVLSTIARIFDPLGWVTPTTVYAKILMQQMWLQKCSWDSPLPPVLLERWEKYRLELPMLNSLSISRWTHQTVNFGSCELHGFADASTLAYAATVYLRLINPSGHVIVSLLAAKSKVAPVKPLTVPRLELSAALLLTHLVVFVRKSLHELPDNIPCYCWTDSTITLCWLRQPASKWKTFVANRVAQIETTLPDATWRHVPTDENPADCASRGLLPSQLLPHNLWWTGPSWLHQANDQWPPNFPVSPADALTEERPTIQVNICHARTPWELRDRFSSWPKLLKVSAYICRFVARTRKQPGVTSNFVRQALDASEIQSAKIFWLREMQRDLFPEEMHALRNQRPLNKTSSILSLNPYLDEDNLIRVGGRLKNAKLSEQEKHPIILKSHPTLTLIIVHAHLRALHAGSQLTITRADSELTTAFRAATRDPTTLNRLALDRVTWHFTPPSAPHFGGLWEAGVRSVKYHIKRVVGAHTLTFEELTTVLCQVEACLNSRPLAAVSESFDDYCALTPGHFLIGSALTAVPTPSLLDIKESRLSRWQLLQQMMESFWQRWSQDYMQGLQQRVKWKTQKPNIVVGQLVLLRHANLPPCKWELGRVVACHPGDDGIVRVVTVKTAQSEYKRPIVKLCILPMDLPSEQPCPLRDDAQPIDSSS